A DNA window from Setaria viridis chromosome 2, Setaria_viridis_v4.0, whole genome shotgun sequence contains the following coding sequences:
- the LOC117843188 gene encoding COP1-interacting protein 7, with translation MRPDARLDSVVFQLTPTRTRFDLVLIANGRKEKFASGLLKPFLAHLKAAQDQIAKGGYSITLEPSSGFDAPWFTRGTVERFVRFVSTPEVLERVTTLESEILQLEDAIAIQSNDNLGLRSVEDHGRKLTESNEGGRANYDPDAATAIVVYKPGSTPPVQNETTAQEENSKIQLLRVLETRKTVLRKEQAMAFARAVAAGFDIDNLGCLIAFAERFGASRLMKACSHFVELWKQKHETGQWIEVEPEAMSTRSEFPPFNASGIVFMGDNMKQNMESGSVDGEANGEDAAKSDQKSGQQMGTHAAYPPWAMHPPSGGVVYPPYAMQGMPFYPGVNPYYHPYPPVDDPRYHYSGRKSSRKHSSDSKDPETLDVESDHSGSERGSSHGRKSHRKSKRSGKKKPSVVVIKNVNVTSKKHGSSESESQSSSDVSEDSDDSHTKSRERKHKSSSSKKKEGRKTTSDSGDEYSKDETSNGQDAEQGNWSAFQNFLLRAEEKTRSSDADMFAGEKEPPSRRKKNVNTADPMLLAERDSGNVHERNTVGFDSANGRTRAIRVMSNDELVMSGEGRGYIDGEMKEIEAGGGRYRRGTGDDFMINGQESHIDRSSLLDPLAEARYKNPDHQDKNRNGVADESFMIPLRSSSQDNFGAENRTTIDIDVELPASIHKTSDEKAGHQLFYEPDELVPERGFEDVSFGYDPAMDYESHMLMQTTVKVEDAKADDVLPVTEGDVKKAEKEKLRNAKDGSDKRRKDALLRRLSAPRTPLNDAQKRAQNLRAYKADLQKLKKEQEEEQIKRLERLKLERQKRIATRGNGKGPGSDSPKANGINGLSKSVPSITGLKKERSGTTESLSDRLKRLSEPKSIGGVEHSSNPRSNGADHSRRRSMA, from the exons ATGAGGCCCGACGCGCGGCTGGATTCGGTGGTCTTCCAGCTCACCCCCACCCGGACCAG GTTCGATTTGGTTCTGATAGCAAATGGCCGGAAGGAGAAGTTTGCATCCGGTTTGCTGAAACCGTTCCTGGCTCACCTGAAGGCCGCACAGGATCAGATTGCCAAGGGAGGGTACTCGATCACGCTCGAACCAAGCTCAGGGTTCGATGCGCCATGGTTTACTAGAGGCACTGTGGAGAG ATTTGTGCGTTTCGTGAGTACTCCGGAGGTCCTTGAGCGAGTCACAACACTAGAGTCTGAGATCCTGCAGCTTGAGGATGCCATTGCTATCCAGAGCAATGACAACCTTGGATTGAGATCT GTCGAAGACCATGGAAGAAAGTTGACTGAAAGCAATGAAG GTGGTCGGGCAAATTATGATCCTGATGCAGCCACGGCAATTGTTGTCTACAAG CCTGGGTCGACGCCACCAGTTCAGAATGAAACAACAGCGCAGGAGGAAAATTCAAA AATTCAACTGCTCAGAGTGCTTGAAACCCGCAAAACTGTCTTACGAAAAGAGCAGGCTATGGCTTTCGCTCGTGCTGTGGCGGCTGGGTTTGACATTGACAACTTGGGTTGCCTGATTGCATTTGCAGAGCGCTTTGGTGCTTCACGTCTGAT GAAGGCATGTTCCCATTTTGTTGAACTGTGGAAGCAGAAGCATGAAACTGGACAATGGATTGAAGTTGAACCTGAAGCAATGTCTACACGCTCTGAATTTCCTCCATTTAATGCATCTGGCATTGTGTTCATGGGTGACAACATGAAGCAAAATATGGAATCAGGGTCTGTTGATGGAGAGGCAAATGGCGAGGATGCAGCTAAATCTG ATCAGAAGTCTGGCCAGCAGATGGGAACTCACGCAGCATATCCCCCATGGGCAATGCATCCTCCATCTGGGGGAGTTGTTTACCCACCATATGCTATGCAAGGCATGCCGTTCTATCCTGGGGTGAATCCATACTACCATCCATATCCTCCAGTGGATGATCCCAGGTACCACTACTCTGGAAGGAAATCTTCGAGGAAGCACTCCTCGGATAGCAAGGATCCAGAAACTCTTGATGTTGAAAGTGACCATAGCGGTTCAGAAAGAGGAAGTTCTCATGGTCGAAAGTCACATAGAAAGAGTAAGAGGTCAGGAAAGAAGAAGCCTAGTGTAGTTGTTATCAAGAATGTGAATGTAACATCTAAAAAGCATGGCTCATCAGAGAGTGAGTCGCAATCAAGTTCTGATGTGTCTGAGGACAGTGATGATTCGCACACGAAATCAAGAGAAAGGAAGCATAAAAGCTCAAgttcaaagaaaaaggaggGTAGGAAAACTACTTCTGATTCAGGAGATGAGTATAGCAAGGATGAAACATCAAATGGTCAAGATGCAGAGCAAGGTAACTGGAGTGCATTCCAAAACTTCTTGTTAAGagcagaagaaaaaacaaggtcCAGTGATGCAGACATGTTTGCTGGTGAAAAAGAACCCCCATCACGGAGGAAAAAGAATGTAAACACTGCTGATCCTATGCTTTTGGCTGAGAGAGATTCTGGCAATGTCCATGAACGTAACACAGTTGGTTTTGATTCAGCCAATGGGAGGACTAGAGCTATCCGGGTTATGTCCAATGATGAACTTGTTATGTCTGGCGAAGGGAGAGGCTATATTGATGGTGAAATGAAGGAGATAGAAGCTGGTGGTGGGAGGTACAGGAGAGGGACAGGTGATGACTTCATGATTAATGGTCAGGAAAGCCATATAGACAGAAGTAGCCTGTTGGATCCTCTTGCAGAGGCCCGTTACAAGAATCCTGATCATCAGGACAAGAATAGGAATGGTGTGGCAGATGAGTCCTTTATGATTCCTCTTAGGTCCAGCTCACAGGATAATTTTGGAGCAGAAAATAGAACTACCATTGACATAGACGTTGAGCTTCCTGCTAGCATTCATAAAACATCAGATGAAAAGGCTGGACATCAACTTTTCTATGAGCCGGATGAATTGGTGCCAGAGCGTGGATTTGAAGATGTTTCATTTGGATATGACCCAGCAATGGATTATGAAAGCCACATGCTGATGCAGACTACTGTGAAGGTGGAAGATGCAAAAGCAGATGATGTCTTGCCAGTTACTGAGGGTGATGTAAAAAAGGCAGAGAAAGAGAAGCTAAGGAATGCAAAGGATGGCTCGgataaaagaaggaaagatgCTCTATTGAGGAGGCTATCAGCTCCAAGGACTCCGCTGAATGATGCACAAAAACGTGCACAGAACCTGCGGGCATATAAAGCAGACCTCCAGAAACTGAAGAAAGAGCAG gaagaagagcaaatAAAGCGACTAGAGAGGCTTAAATTGGAGAGACAAAAGAGGATTGCCACAAGAGGTAATGGGAAGGGTCCAGGGAGTGATAGCCCTAAAGCGAACGGTATCAATGGACTGAGTAAATCGGTTCCATCCATAACTGGGTTGAAGAAAGAGAGAAGTGGAACAACTGAATCACTCAGTGATCGGCTGAAGAGGCTTTCTGAACCCAAAAGCATTGGTGGGGTGGAGCATTCCTCGAATCCGAGGTCAAATGGTGCAGATCATTCACGGAGAAGAAGCATGGCATGA